The genomic segment cgTTTAAGTTGCAATATTATATTAATCCACATTTCACAGAAGCAGCAGGTTACAAGGGCCATGTTGATAGCAGTAAGCCAGAAATGCCTGAAAAAAGTTTTTGACCGAAAATATTTTTCTTGGGCGTATGAAATGCCTCAGAAAACCCCGACATTGTTTGGGTACCAAGCGTGCCTTCTGGAGTCTCCGGCAGTCTGGAGTCTGAAACACAATTGGCCGAGCGAGGGCGAGTAGCGGAAACAAAGGAATCGCGTCCTTATCCTGCTTGTTATTGTTTGTGGTActcgggggagaggaggaggaggaggtggccggCCAGCCTCTTGCGCTGGTCAGAAGAGAGAAGCTGTTGCTACTGGCAGGGTCGACGTTTGATCCCCAATGGTTACATAGGGGTTAGGGGAGGCTTCCTACACTCGGGgaatcatattccagctccttgtcctcatatcccagctccttgtccccatatcccagctccttgtcctcatatcccagctccttgtcctcatatcccagctccgtgtcctcatatcccagctccttgtccccatatcccagctccttgtccccatatcccagctccttgtccccatatcccagctccttgtcctcatatcccagctccttgcccccatatcccagctccttgtccttatatctcagctccttgtcctcatatcccagctccttgtccttttatctcagctccttgtcctcatattccagctccttgtccccatatcccagctccttgtcctcatatcccagctccttgttcccatatcccagctccttgtccccatatcccagttccttgtccccatataccagctccttgtccccatatcccagctccttgtcctcatatcccagctccttgtcctcatatcccagctccttgtccccatatcccagttccttgtccccatatcccagctccttgtccccatatcccagctccttgtccccatatcacagctccttgtccccatatcccagctccttgtccccatatcccagctccttgtcctcatatcccagctcttcgtcctcatatcccagctccttgtcctcatatcccagctccatgtcctcatatcccagctccttgtccttttatctcagctccttgtcctcatattccagctccttgtccccatatcccagctccttgtcctcatatcccagctccttgtccccatatcccagctccttgtccccatatcccagctccttgtccccatatcccagctccttgtcctcatatcccagctccttgtcctcatatcccagctccatgtcctcatatcccagctccttgtcctcatatctcagctccttgtcctcatatcccagctccatgtcctcatatcccagctccttgtcctcatatcccagctccttgtcctcatatcccagctccttgtccccatatcccagctccttgtccccatatcccagctccttgtcctcatatcccagctccttgtcctcatatcccagctccttgtcctcatatcccagctccttgtcctcatatctcagctccttgtcctcatatcccagctccttgtccccatatcccagctccttgtcctcatatcccagctccttgtcctcatatcccagctccttgtccccatatcccagctccttgtccccatatcccagctcctagtcctcatatcccagctccttgtcctcatatcccagctccttgtccccatatcccagttccttgtccccatatcccagctccttgtccccatatcccagctccttgtccccatatcccagctccttgtccccatatcccagctccttgtccccatatcccagctccttgtcctcatatcccagctccttgtcctcatatcccagctccttgtcctcatatctcagctccttgtcctcatatcccagctccttgtccccatatcccagctccttgtcctcatatcccagctccttgtcctcatatcccagctccttgtccccatatcccagctccttgtccccatatcccagctccttgtcctcatatcccagctcttcgccctcatatcccagctcttcgtcctcatatcccagctccatgtcctcatatcccagctccttgtcctcatatcccagctccttgtcctcatatcccagctcttcgtcctcatatcccagctcctcgtcctcatatcccagctccttgtcctcatatcccagctccttgtccccatatcccagctccttgtccccatatcccagctccttgtcctcatatcccagctccttgtcctcatatcccagctccgtgtcctcatatcccagctccttgtcctcataccccagctccttgtccccatatcccagctccttgtccccatatcccagctccttgtccccatatctatTCCAAGTCCTACAGTATCATAGTGGCTCAGGGATTTCACCTTATAATTTCATCTCAAGAAAGACGGGAAAAGATGTTGAATTCCTGCAAGCCCGGGACTCGATCCCCCTCATTCACTGTTCTATAGACACAACAGGCTGctagtccatgaactggccagccTCTCACAGGCCTTATCGATGCTTATATCAATAGCATCTTAGAATTTCTGGAAGGGGGGGGGTTCATCTCGGTAGCATCTGGTGGATTATGAGAATGTTCATCTCccgttggaagctgagatgacctGAAGGGTTTCCTGGTGTTATCATGCTTATATCTTATATCATATCTCTTATATCTAAGGGTATCTTATATCATTTCCCCTGTATTAAGACGTGTTTTCTATTTATTGATGCAATATTTCCTATTCTCcaggtatattttttttttcatcctGGCATATTTCCTGCCACTTTTCAAGTATAATCTGGCATATTTCCTGCCACTTTTCAAGTATAATCTGGCATATTTCCTGCCACTTTTCAAGTATAATCTGGCATATTTCCTGCCACTTTTCATGTATAATCTGGCATATTTCCTGCCACTTTTCAAGTATATTCTGGCATATTTCCTGCCACTTTTCAAGTATATCCTGGCATATTTCCTGCCACTTTTCAAGTATATCCTGGCATATTTCCTGCCACTTTTCAAGTATATTCTGGCATATTTCCTGCCACTTTTCATGTATAATCTGGCATATTTCCTGCCACTTTTCAGGTATAATCTGGCATATTTCCTGCCACTTTTCAAGTATATCCTGGCATATTTCCTGCCACTTTTCATGTATAATCTGGCATATTTCCTGCCACTTTTCATGTATAATCTGGCATATTTCCTGCCACTTTTCAAGTATAATCTGGCATATTTCCTGCCACTTTTCAAGTATATTCTGGCATATTTCCTGCCACTTTTCATGTATAATCTGGCATATTTCCTGCCACTTTTCATGTATAATCTGGCATATTTCCTGCCACTTTTCATGTATAATCTGGCATATTTCCTGCCACTTTTCAAGTATATTCTGGCATATTTCCTGCCACTTTTCAAGTATATCCTGGCATATTTCCTGCCACTTTTCATGTATAATCTGGCATATTTCCTGCCACTTTTCAAGTATATTCTGGCATATTTCCTGCCACTTTTCAAGTATATCCTGGCATATTTCCTGCCACTTTTCAAGTATATTCTGGCATATTTCCTGCCACTTTTCAAGTATATCCTGGCATATTTCCTGCCACTTTTCATGTATAATCTGGCATATTTCCTGCCACTTTTCATGTATAATCTGGCATATTTCCTGCCACTTTTCAAGTATATTCTGGCATATTTCCTGCCACTTTTCATGTATAATCTGGCATATTTCCTGCCACTTTTCAAGTATATTCTGGCATATTTCCTGCCACTTTTCAAGTATATCCTGGCATATTTCCTGCCACTTTTCAAGTATATTCTGGCATATTTCCTGCCACTTTTCAAGTATATCCTGGCATATTTCCTGCCACTTTTCAGGTATAATCTGACATATATGCTACATTATTTGACTAATTTGTTTAGTAAGGTTGGATATATTTTGCTTATTAATACGTTCTTATTTGAAATTCAACTTTTCTTTCCTGCGCATCTGGACGAATTGTATTCCaattattaaagatatattttatGTCTGTCTAGATACTTCATGTttatccatatatactttatgtcTATCCAGATATAGTTTGTCTATCCAGATATAGTTTGTCTATCCAGATATAGTTTGTCTATCCAGATATAGTTTGTCTATCCAGATATAGTTTGTCTATCCAGATATAGTTCATGTCTATCCATATATACTAATTTGTTTATGCTTGAACATTATAAATTTATTGAGGTATGCGCTCTGTCCAAGGCATATTTTATATGCCAAACAGGCTAATCATCCCTGAAGGAATGATATGAGCTTCATCAACAGCCCAATCATACCTGGAGGTACCATAAGAACTCATCAACAGTCCAATCATTCCtggaggtaccataacaactcatCAACAGACCAATCATTCCTGGAGGTACCATACGAACTCATCAACAGTCCAATCATTCCCGGAGGTACCATAAGAACTCATCAACAGCCCAATCATTCCTGGAGGTACCATAAGAACTCATCAACAGTCCAATCATACCTGGAGGCACCATAAGAACTCATCAACAGACCAATCATTCCTGGAGGTACCATAAGAACTCATCAACAGTCCAATTATACCTGGAGGTACCATAAGAACTCATCAACAGTCCAATCATTCCCGGAGGTACCATAAGAACTCATCAACAGCCCAATCATTCCTGGAGGTACCATAAGAACTCATCAACAGTCCAATCATTCCCGGAGGTACCATAAGAACTCATCAACAGCCCAATCATTCCTGGAGGTACCATAAGAACTCATCAACAGTCCAATCATTCCTGGAGGTACCATACGAACTCATCAACAGCCCAATCATTCCTGGAGGTACCATACGAACTCATCAACAGTCCAATCATTCCCGGAGATACCATACGAACTCATCAACAGTCCAATCATTCCCGGAGATACCATACGAACTCATCAACAGCCCAATCATTCCTGGAGGTACCATACGAACTCATCAACAGCCCAATCATACCTGGAGGTACCATACGAACTCATCAACAGCCCAATCATACCTGGAGGTACCATAAGAACTCATCAACAGTCCAATCATTCCCGGAGATACCATACGAACTCATCAACAGCCCAATCATTCCTGGAGGTACCATAAGAACTCATCAACAGTCCAATCATTCCCGGAGGTACCATAAGAACTCATCAACAGTCCAATCATTCCTGGAGGTACCATACGAACTCATCAACAGTCCAATCATACCTGGAGGTACCATAAGAACTCATCAACAGCCCAATCATACCTGGAGGTACCATACGAACTCATCAACAGCCCAATCATACCTGGAGGTACCATAAGAACTCATCAACAGCCCAATCATACCTGGAGGTACCATACGAACTCATCAACAGCCCAATCATACCTAGAGGTACCatatctcaacacacacacacacacgcccacagaaGGTATCCACAACAGGGTAGCAACCTTACCCCGTTGATTCAACGGAAAATAACGGTGTAGGTGCGTTACCTGTTGGGTTAAGAGCCAGACCGGTGGCCGGCCATCAAGGCCCAACCGCCTCCGTCCTCCTGGGTATAATTAGAACCAGTAATTAGTGGCGAGGGTTGATGATATCGTGGTCGCTATGACAAGGCCGGCCACCAAACGTGTCGCTATCTCATTACGATAGTTCCTGCGATAGTTCCATGTGATAGTTCCATGCGATAGTTCTATGCGATAGTTCTATGCGATAGTTCCATGCGGTAGTTCCATGCGATAGTTCCATGCGATAGTTCCATACGATAGTTCCATGCGATAGTTCTATGCGATAATTCTATGCGATAGTTCCATGTGATAGTTCCATGCGAAAGTTCATGCGATAGTTCTATGCGATAGTTCCATGCGATAGTTCCTGCGATAGTCCATGCGATAGTTCCATGCGATAGTTCCATGCGATAGTTCCATGCGATAGTTACATGCGATAGTTCCATGTGATAGTTCCTGCGATAGTTCCATGCGATAGTCCCATGCGATAGTTCCATGCGATAGTTCCATGCGATAGTTCCTGCGATAGTTCCATGCGATAGTTCCATGCGATAGTTCCATGCGATAGTTCCATGTGATAGTACCATGCGATAGTTCCATGCGATAGTTCCATGCGATAGTCCATGTGATAGTTCCATGCGATAGTCCATGCGATAGTTCCATGTGATAGTTCCATGCGATAGTTCCATGTGATAGTTCCATGTGATAGTACCATGCGATAGTTCCATGCGATAGTTCCATGCGATAGTTCCATGCGATAGTTCCATGCGATAGTTCCATGCGATAGTTCCATACGATAGTTCCATGCGATAGTTCCATGCGATAGTTCCATGTGATAGTTCCATGCGATAGTTCCATGTGATAGTTCCATGTGATAGTACCATGCGATAGTTCCATGCGATAGTTCCATGCGATAGTTCCATGCGATAGTTCCATGCGATAGTTCCATGCGATAGTTCCATGCGATAGTTCCATGCGATAGTTCCATGCGATAGTTCCATGTGATAGTACCATGCGATAGTTCCATGCGATAGTTCCATGCGATAGTTCCATGCGATAGTTCCATGCGATAGTCCATGCGATAGTTCCATGTGATAGTTCCATGCGATAGTTCCATGCGATAGTTCCATGCGATAGTTCCATGCGATAGTTCCATGCGATAGTTCCATGCGATAGTTCCATGCGATAGTTCCATGCGATAGTTCCATGCGATAGTTCCATGCGATAGTTCCATGCGATAGTTCCATGCGATAGTTCCATGCGATAGTTCCATGTGATAGTTCCATGCGATAGTTCCATGCGATAGTTCCATGCGATAGTTCCATGTGATAGTTCCATGCGATAGTTCCATGCGATAGTTCCATGTGATAGTTCCATGTGATAGTTCCATGCGATAGTTCCATGCGATAGTTCCATGCGATAGTTCCTGCGATAGTTCCATGCGATAGTTCCATGCGATAGTTCCATGTGATAGTTCCATGCGATAGTTCCATGCGATAGTTCCATGCGATAGTTCCATGCGATAGTTCCTGCGATAGTTCCATGTGATAGTACCATGCGATAGTTCCATGCGATAGTTCCATGCGATAGTTCCATGCGATAGTTCCATGCGATAGTTCCATGTGATAGTTCCATGCGATAGTTCCATGCGATAGTTCCATGCGATAGTCCATGCGATAGTTCCATGCGATAGTTCCATGCGATAGTTCCTGCGATAGTTCCATGCGATAGTTCCATGTGATAGTTCCATGCGATAGTTCCATGCGATAGTTCCATGCGATAGTCCATGCGATAGTTCCATGTGATAGTTCCATGCGATAGTTCCATGCGATAGTCCATGCGATAGTTCCATGCGATAGTTCCATGCGATAGTTCCATGTGATAGTTCCATGCGATAGTTCCATGCGATAGTTCCATGCGATAGTTCCATGCGATAGTCCATAAGATAGTTCCATGCGATAGTTCCATGCGATAGTTCCATGCGATAGTTCCATGCTATAGTTCCATGCGATAGTTCCATGCGATAGTTCCATGCGATAGTTCCATGCGATAGTTCCATGCTATAGTTCCATGCGATAGTTCCATGCGATAGTTCCTACGATATCAGCAGCCTAGATAAAACCAGGACGGTAATTATGGTCATTAGAGATCGTGTTCTCTGATTGGCTGGTGATACGGGAACTAACATTTTAGGGTTAACAGTCCCGTGGAAAGTATCGTAATTTACAATATCTGGATTTCATTCTCCTGGGCTGTATAGGAGACTCGAACTGTGGGCTCCACGCGTGTGTAGCTGAAGCTTGATCCACTCAGCTATGAGTGGCCTTAATAAGGAAAGGTTCCAGAAGCAATTATActccttgtgatcctgtggtcccggggtcgttcccgggcgccggcgagaaactatgggcagagtttcattcaccctatgcccctgttatctagcagtaaaataggtacctgggtgttagtcggctgtcacgggctgcttcctgggggtggaggcctggtcgaagaccgggccgcggggacactgaagccccgaaatcatctcaagataacctcaagataactccagGTATGCTGGAATTATCATCTTCCCCTTGACTACTGATTATTATACAGACAGACTGATTATATACAGCGCCAAGGCAGAATGATTACGGATATACTCGAGATAATAAAACAGGAACTAATAGATAGTtctataaatagatagatagaactAATAGATAGGAACGAATAGATATATTTACCCTctgagggaagggaattatcagggggggaaatcgccaagccattacgactatatagcactgggaagggatcaggataaggattttgggatgggacgaggggataggAACGGTGGCCCAAGCATttagacggtcgggggattgaacgccgacctgcttgaagtgattccgtcgctctaccgtccagcccaagtggttggaccgaGCTGTTGTAGTGGTCAGGAGGAAGTTGACAACTCCAGCATAGCAGCAGTACAGTTGCTTTTGgaatctttccttattaaggctattcatagctgagtggatagaGCATCTGCCTCACATGCGTGGGGTccaaggttcgagtctcctacaacCCAGGTAAATGAACTCCAAACATTGTTATACGTTTGGCGTTGTTAATAAATGTAACAACCTTAACTTAATGACAAACCTTAATAGAATTAAGGGAAAAAACAACTTCGGTGTTAAGATCTACTTAATTTCCCCTTTAAATTAGAGGGGAAAAGTGagttaaataatatatatgttgGGGGGTAAACTCCCTCGTCTCCCCTATCTCCATCCCCTGGCCAAGGAAACCTGAGGTCTGGAAGCCTCGTGTTGGGGGCCTCGTTGGAGGTCTGGAAGCCTCGTGTTGGGGGCCTCGTTGGAGGTCTGGAAGCCTAGTGTTGGGGGCCTCGTTGGAGGTCTGGAAGCCTCGTGTTGGGGGCCTCGTTGGAGGTCTGGAAGCCTAGTGTTGGGGGCCTCGTTGGAGGTCTGGAAGCCTCGTGTTGGGGGCCTCGTTGGAGGTCTGGAAGCCTCGTGTTGGGGGCCACGTTGGAGGTCTGGAAGCCTAGTGTTGGGGGCCTCGTTGGAGGTCTGGAAGCCTCGTGTTGGGGGCCTCGTTGGAGGTCTGGAAGCCTCGTGTTGGGGGCCACGTTGGAGGTCTGGAAGCCTAGTGTTGGGGGCCTCGTTGGAGGTCTGGAAGCCTAGTGCTGGGGGCCTCGTTGGAGGTCTGGAAGCCTAGTGTTGGGGGCCTCGTTGGAGGTCTGGAAGCCTAGTGTTGGGGGCCTCGTTGGAGGTCTGGAAGCCTCGTGTTGGGGGCCACGTTGGAGGTCTGGAAGCCTCGTGTTGGGGGCCTCGTTGGAGGTCTGGAAGCCTCGTGTTGGGGGCCACGTTGGAGGTCTGGAAGCCTCGTGTTGAGGGCCTCGTTGGAGGTCTGGAAGCCTCGTGTTGGGGGCCTCGTTGGAGGTCTGGAAGCCTCGCTATGAGGGCTTCGTTGGAGGTCTGGAAGCCTCGTGTTGGGGGCCTCGTTGGAGGTCTGGAAGCCTCGTGTTAAGGGCCTCGTTGGAGGTCTGGAAGCTTCGTGTTGAGGGCCACGTTGGAGGTCTGGAAGCCTCGTGTTGAGGGCCTCGTTGGAGGTCTGGAAGCCTCGTGTTGAGGGCCTCGTTGGAGGTCTGGAAGCCTCGCGTTGGGGGCCTCGTTGGAGGTCTGGAAGCCTCGCGTTGAGGGCCTCGTTGGAGGTCTGGAAGCCTCGTGTTGGGGGCCTCGTTGGAGGTCTGGAAGCCTCGCGTTGAGGGCCTCGTTGGAGGTCTGGAAGCCTCGTGTTGGGGGCCTCGTTGGAGGTCTGGAAGCCTCGTGTTGAGGGCCTCGTTGGAGGTCTGGAAGCCTCGCGTTGGGGGCCTCGTTGGAGGTCTGGAAGCCTCGCGTTGAGGGC from the Procambarus clarkii isolate CNS0578487 chromosome 69, FALCON_Pclarkii_2.0, whole genome shotgun sequence genome contains:
- the LOC138355844 gene encoding uncharacterized protein — its product is MKRRVMSETSNVALNARLPDLQRGPQHKASRPPTRPPTRGFQTSNVAPNTRLPDLQRGPQREASRPPTRPSTRGFQTSNEALNARLPDLQRSPQREASRPPTRPSTRGFQTSNEASNTRLPDPQRGPQREASRPPTRPPTRGFQTSNEALNTRLPDLQRGPQHEASRPPTRPSTRGFQTSNEAPNTRLPDLQRGPQREASRPPTRPPTRGFQTSNEALNTRLPDLQRGPQHEASRPPTWPSTRSFQTSNEALNTRLPDLQRGPQHEASRPPTKPS